The DNA window GCGGGTAAAGCCGCCGGTTTCCACCACGCGGTTGAACACCCGTATGGCGAGTAAATGATGGTCCATAGGCTCTCAGCGTAGTGCGCCGGCTGCCGCCGGCGCGTGTTTATGCGGGTAAATAATGATTAACACTGTTTAGCGCCAATCACGCCGGCGCGCAAGCTGAGACCGAACACCAGCGCGGCGGAGAGGATCAGCGCGCCGCCGAACAGCATGGCGCTGCTGACGCCCTGCCAGTCCACCACCTCGCCGCCCAGCAATGCGCCGGAGGCCAGCGCGATTTGGACGACGCACACCAGCAGCGCCTGGCCGGCCTCCGGCGCCTGCGGCACCGCGGCGAACATCCAGTTGGTGGCGCACACCGGCACGGCGCCAAAGGCCAGTCCCCAGACCATCACCATCAGCGTGGCGCCGCCGAGGCCGCTGAGCAGCGGTGAGACGATCAGGATGCCCGCCAACATGGCGGCGATCAGGATAAAGGTGGCGCGCAGGCTGTATTCCCCCAGGCGTTCGCCGAGGAACGTGCCCAGCAGGCCGACGGCACCATAGGCCAACAGCTGCAGCGAGATGGCCGACGGGCTGAGCACGAACACCTGCTGCAGCAGGGGGCGCAGATAGGTATAGGCGGCGAAGTGGCCGATGAACAGCAGCACGATGGCGATAAGGCCGATGCGCGCCATCGGCAGGCGCAACGGCAGCACCAGATCGCGCGGCGTGACCGGCCGGGACGGCGGCACCGACGTCAGTAAGCGCAGTTGCGCCAACAGTACGCCGACCGCCAGCGCCGCGCCGCCGAAGAAGGCGGCGCGCCAGCCGAACAGATCGCCGACCAGTGCGCCGATCGGCACGCCGCACACCGCGCCGACCGAAACGCCGCTGAGAATCAGCGCGGTGGCTCGCCCCTGGCTGGCTTCCGGCACCAGATGGCGGCCATAGTTGGCGGCGAACGACCAGAAGCCGCCGACGCAGACGCCCAGCAGCACGCGGCCGAGCAACATCATCGGAAAGTTGACGGCCAGCGCCGCCACCAGATTGGATACCACCAGCAGCAACGATAGCCCCAGCATCAATAAACGCCGATCCAGGCGGCCGGACATCAGGCTCAATGCGGGGGCGGCCACCGCCGCCACGATGCCGGGCATGGTGACCATCAGCCCGGCGCTGCCGGTACTGACGCCGAGCGAGGGGGCGATGTTGGTCAGCAGACCGATCGGCAGAAACTCGGTGGTGACCATGACAAAACAGGCAACCGTCAGCGAGAAGATCGCCAACCACGGGGATGATGCAGGGTTATCTTTATGATTCAGCATAATGCCGCTCTTCTCAGGTGAATGCGCAGGCCGCGCGAGGGGCGCAGTGTGACCGAAATCACAATTTACGGCAGGCGAGAGCGGCGGATAAATCCATCTGCGGTGGTTACACTGTTTCTGAGGGGGAACAATCGCGGCAGTGAGTTAAAGCGCGGCTTGCGCCGCGCCGAGGGGAAAGGAATAAAACGGCATAAGGTTATGACCGAATGCCGCGAGGCGCTTACAGCCCCGGCGCTTTCCACAGCGAGGTGGTCAGGCCGTTGTCCACCAGCGTCAACTGATCGGCGTAGATCCGCCGCCAGTTTTCCTTCTGCTCATGATACGAGGCGTGGTTGGTCATGTCCGGCTGATGTTCGCGCTCCCAGCGCACCAGGCGCTCGCCGGTTTCGGCCAGCGATTCGTACAGCCCGGCGCCGACGCCGGCGGCGATGGCGCAGCCCAGCGCGGTGGCCTCTTTTACCACCGGTACCCGTACCGTCAGCCCGGTGACGTCGCTGAGGATCTGACTCCACAGTTTGCCCTTCGCACCGCCGCCGGCGAACACCAGCGAGCGGGCCTGCACGCCGGAGAAGGCGGCGATCTGCTCCAGATTGCAGGCGGAGACGATGGCGGCATTCTCTTCCAGCGCGCGGAACAGCGTCTGTTTGTTGCAGCGTTCCGGATCGATCGACAGGTTGATG is part of the Serratia surfactantfaciens genome and encodes:
- a CDS encoding MFS transporter codes for the protein MLNHKDNPASSPWLAIFSLTVACFVMVTTEFLPIGLLTNIAPSLGVSTGSAGLMVTMPGIVAAVAAPALSLMSGRLDRRLLMLGLSLLLVVSNLVAALAVNFPMMLLGRVLLGVCVGGFWSFAANYGRHLVPEASQGRATALILSGVSVGAVCGVPIGALVGDLFGWRAAFFGGAALAVGVLLAQLRLLTSVPPSRPVTPRDLVLPLRLPMARIGLIAIVLLFIGHFAAYTYLRPLLQQVFVLSPSAISLQLLAYGAVGLLGTFLGERLGEYSLRATFILIAAMLAGILIVSPLLSGLGGATLMVMVWGLAFGAVPVCATNWMFAAVPQAPEAGQALLVCVVQIALASGALLGGEVVDWQGVSSAMLFGGALILSAALVFGLSLRAGVIGAKQC